From Diospyros lotus cultivar Yz01 chromosome 4, ASM1463336v1, whole genome shotgun sequence, a single genomic window includes:
- the LOC127800131 gene encoding uncharacterized protein LOC127800131, producing MLVIKGKGKAGYLTGSTLSPPSTTTTYDTWEAENSTIMAWQINLMEPRIGRTYLFYKIAKEIWDSVQDMYSDLENSFQCFEIRSAIRTTRQDSTKYSKMIEKDRMFDFLHGLNYDLDEVRGRILGTKPLPSLREAFAEVRREEN from the exons ATGCTGGTTATCAAGGGAAAAGGCAAGGCTGGTTACTTAACAGGCTCTACTCTTTCTCCACCGAGCACAACAACCACATATGATACCTGGGAAGCCGAGAATTCCACCATAATGGCCTGGCAGATCAATTTGATGGAGCCTAGAATAGGAAGAACTTACCTATTCTATAAAATCGCAAAGGAGATATGGGATTCGGTCCAAGACATGTACTCAGATTTGGAGAACTCATTTCAATGCTTTGAAATCAGATCTGCCATTAGGACCACACGACAGG ATAGTACAAAATATAGTAAGATGATTGAGAAGGATCGGATGTTTGATTTTCTACACGGCCTTAACTATGATTTGGATGAAGTAAGAGGCAGAATCTTGGGTACAAAACCTCTGCCTTCACTTCGAGAAGCTTTTGCCGAGGTTCGAAGGGAGGAAAACTGA